The stretch of DNA ATATTCAGACATTTCTTGATGAACTGAGGGTTTTAGTCTCTTTCATGGAAAAGCATGTTGAAACAGCCCCGGAGATTGTATCGGTGAAACAAACAGATAAAAAGCCTGTTCCGCAAGTGTGAGGATTAATGCGGGCACGTTGATTTGCAGGGTTTTATTTTATTGATGAAACTCCGCGCGAAATGGCCGTGCTTCCAGCCGTTCCGGTTTCATCCCATGCCGGCAGCCTTGTTGAGCTATTTCGTAGCATTGCGCCGCTGCTCAAGCGCCGCCTCACTCATTGTGTAACGTCGTCTCACCCGGAGATTTTCGGGAATACCAACTTCATCGCTTGCAGTGTTATTTTCATCTGTAACCATCGGCTCCGCTCCGCCGTTAAGGCATTTTTCAAGCTTTGCCGTGTATGCATCATATTTTGATTGCAGTTGGGCGTTTAAAACCTTTCTGTTGAGAAGAAGGTCGAGCAGGGAAAGGTTACTGGAGCCTTTCATCTTGTTCCAGAGCTTTATTGATTATTTCAGAGGTATATTTCGACTCTGCCATGACATACCGTTATCACAAATATGTGAAATGGTCTGGCAGATGATTGCATTATTTTTATAAATACATAAGTGTAGTTATGACTACTAAACAAATGTATAGTAGTCATGCCGGAATCTGACAGATACAGAGCGCAAAATCGGCACAAAAAAGGCAACCCCCGATAAAAGGGATCGCCTGAAATAACCAGAATGAATTACATCTACCTGCACGTAGTAACTGCACATATAACAAACAATTTATTTAAAATAAACTTTATGGATTACTGGTAGAAACATAATATTACATTCGCTTATATAAGATAAGAGAAATAGTGGAGGGGGCTATATTTACCATTATCCTTATATATTAATTTTACTATCGATATCTATGAAATTATCAAACCAATATTTTTTGTAATTATCTAATACTCCAGCTATACCTTTTTTTGGCTTCAGCAGTAATTTTGTTTTGATATTAAATCCGTTGAAAAGATAACATTTACTCTCTTTTCCTTCTTTTGTTTCAAATACTTTTGAGTAGCCATCAATTTTTCTGTATCCGTCAGTGTGTTCCGTTCCTTTTGGGTCGGCAAACAAAATCATATAATCATTTCCTTTTTGCATCCAAAAAATAAAATCAGGTTTAAACTTCGCGATAACATTTTCCTTCGGGTTGTAATATGGAATATAGACTTCGTCTAATGTTTGATCGAGTTTTGAAAACATCCACCAATCAAATTGCTTGAATATATTATCTTCTTTTTGTATATAATCTTCAAGTTGCTCAATAAACTTAACCTCACTATCAACATCGATAATATGGTTTAAATAATGGAATTTCTCATCGTCGGATACAATCAAAGGAATATAGTAATGATTTTGAATATACTTAATTTTTAATTTATTTAATTTAACTTCTGAAACAAAATTACGTTCAAGACATATGAGCGCTTGTTTATATTTTTCTCGATTACCTGTTTTTTCAAATTCAGCATCTATTTTATTTTCTTCATTTTCCTTTTGTTCATAATTTCTCACTCGTTTTATGTTGTCAAGGATTTCGTTGTATTTTTCCCCATTGCTTAATTTAATTCTTTTGAAATGTATAATTTCCTTGTCAAGCTTCTTAAATTTATCTAATTCTTTATCTCTTACACTAAAATGATCTAATATGCTATCTACCAATAAATCTGGCTCAGAAATTGATCTTTGTTCTGCAAAGTCAAAATATTTTTCAAAAGCCGAGAAGCCTTCGCTAGTTTTTTTGAGAACCTTTACATCACACTCATATTTTACTAAAGCAACTTTTTCACCAAGATAATTAAACATTGCCCTAGCCAAATAAAAATCTTCTTTATTAATTGCATATTTTTGTGGTTCTTTTTCCTCCGCAAATATCTTTTCTGATTCTTTATAAACAGGGACAAGAAGCAGTCTCTTCTTCGCTTCCTTATTAACGATAAATTCTTGACCCAAGTCTTTTTCTTGTTTCTCTTCTTTCAACGCTTTGATAATTTCTCTTAAATTTTCAGAATTTGTCCCAAAAATAAACAAACTCTCAAGCGGTAAAACATGTTGCTTTATTTTGTTAAATAGTTCTACCTTTATTTCTTTTGCGTTAAATAAATTCAAAATTCTTTTTCGCTTGTTTTTTTGAGGTTCTATTCTTACACCTCGGCCAACAGACTGCAGAATGAACTTTATCGCATCACTTCCTACACCAATATTTACAAACAAAATTATGTTCGGGCGGTTAGAATCCCAGCCTTCATAAAACGAGCGGGAGCCCATCAAAATAGTTATTTCTGAATCATCATGACTGATCTTCTTAAAAATGCTTTCATTATCAAAGCTTTCATTAATTTCATATCCTTCAAGCCTTTCTTTAAGCCAACCGGAAATATCGCCAATCTTTATTAAACCGAAGGGTTTCTCAGAAGTCTGGAGTTTAAAAACTATTTCGTTTTTATTACCAGGAATTTTTAGGACCTCAATATTACCAGATGATTCAGCATTAAATATTTGATTTAGAATATCTTTATATTCTATTTTATCGAACAATTCTTTATCAAATACTACGTTTGTATTTTCAAATTCATATTGCGGATTGTTTTCAATCTCAACAATAAGTTCTGTTTTTGCCTTCTGAAACAAATTATTCCGAATCTCATTTTTTCCGATCTTTTCCAATTCAGAAAAAAATAATTTCAAATCTGCCTGTTCTGCATCTACTGAATTGACAAGAGTCAAAAGAAGAGGGCGATGATATAGATCTTTGTTTATTTGTCTGACCATTTCAAAATGCTTATTTATATAAGTGAGAAGCAGAAGTGTTTTTAAAATAATTTTTTGCTTTTCAATTTTGGAAAAATCATTTTTTTCACGAAATGCTGTTACTTCAGAGCTGGACACATAAATATGCTTCCCATACCCTTCTTCAATAAACTTCGAAAGATTAAAGTTAAAAACACATGTAGCATAATCGCGAGGATCGGTAAAAGTAGCAGAAAAGTTAAAAAGAAAACCGTTTCTTGAGAGAATTGAGTAAAGAACCTGCCGTTTGCTGTCTTCTTTATCGCCCTTATGCGCTTCATCCAATAGGATATACCATTTACCGCTATCGTCATAATTTTTGAAATTGACAATTTTTTCTTTATGTTCATCGGAAATTAAATCGGAACGGTAGAAAAATACCGTTATTTCGTTTTTGACAAATGGCAAAACATTTTCACGCTTGTAACTTTCGTAATCTTTCAAGCTTTTAAGATTTATTTTAGTTTCAAAATTAAAACTATTAAATTCCTCTACATGATTCTGAAATTGCTCCAAAAGATCATCTCTGTGCGCTAAAAACAAAATATCGTTTTTGGGAATTTCTTTTCTATGTATCAACTGGCCAAGTAGGTAAATAAGTTTTATTATAATAAGTGTTTTTCCTGACCCGGTTGCCATCCAAAAGCTCATTCGGTTTATAAAATGCTTGAAGGCTATTTTTCCTGCCACAACAGGGTAATCTTTATCAAATTCCAAAAGATGTCTGGTCGATTTTCTTTCCCGCGTTAGATCATAATCAAAATTTCCGCTGAAACCATTTGATTGATACTGATTAAAAAACAGCTTTTTCTCTCCATTGTTCTCTTTATAAAAAAACCAAAGAGCTTTTATGGCATTTTGTACCCCTTGCTTTTGAAAATCAAATAAAGTCTTGTAAGATGAAAACCTTCCGAAGTCAAGATTCTGCCATTCTATGGGCAGATTATCTAATGGGAAATCATCTACTATTGATTGTAAATAGGTCTTCATATTACCACCAGATTAAAGACTTAATGAGTTTGTAGTCCAATATGTTTATATTTATATTGCTTCCATCAGTAAATTCAACCTTATCGTTTTTTATTGCTTTAATCCATTTTCCAGTTAAATTTGATAGAGTTTCGGCAATATCAATATCTGTATACAATTTGCTCAAATCTATGTTTACGTTATTTTTCTCGTAATCAATATCCAGGGCTGAAAGCATTTTCTCGTCTTTCATAAATACATAATCCTGATATGCGTTCTCACTTGCTTTGCTGAATAAATCCCCATCTCTATATTTGCAATTCGCTAAAGCTTCTTCATATTGTTCTAGTGAGTAGTATTTGAAGATGCCACTTCCGATATATTTATTATCTCTTGAAACGCTCGTTTCAAAACCAGATAATGTTTTTTTCAATCTAGGCAGTATCTTTTCGTCGAATTGTTTACCCATTTCAATACATATCCATTTCTTCCCTAATATTTGTGAGACGTTAGCCGACGTGCCACTTCCACCATAATAATCCAATACAATATCTCGACTCTCGGTGTGGGTAGATGCTTTAATTATACGTTCAAGTAGCTTCTCGGGTTTCTGAGTGTCAAAATCTAGGCGCTCACTTGAAGTTGGTTGTTGTTGAAAAGACATAATATCAGACCAAACACTTGAAAATGACTTATTAAGATCAACAACAGATGTCAGTTCATTCCACACTTCCATAAAAGGCCTTTCCACGTTAACAACATCTTTTAATAATGACCAAACATCACCATAAGGCTTTCCTTTGGCCTCAACCACATTTTTGTATATTCTTCTTCCGTGTGCAACCTGGTATTTCAATCCTTTTTCATCTATCTTATTAAAACTTTCTAAGTATTTTAAAGATTGTGGTTGAATAAGCTTTTCAAAATAGTATTTTTCAGTTTTTGTATAAAAGTAAATAGATTGATGACCAAGAATCCAGTTCTTATCTGCTCCTTTCACTTTGTAACCCGATAACACTTGAATATCCCATATAATTTCTCTTTTGAAATTGTCATCACCAAATACATAGTCCATTAAGGTTCTTCCAATATAATTTGCATTTTCATCAAGATGTAAATAAATTGAACCATTTTGATGCAAAATATTATGTGCCAATACGAGGCGGTTTTCCATTAATGTTAACCAAGTACTATCCTGAAAATTATCAATATAATCGAAGTCATCACCCGTATTAAACGGTGGGTCAATATAGATTGTCTGCACCCTTTCTTTAAATTTAGGAAGGATTGTATGCAGGGCTTGATAATTTTCGCTTTTTATCAACCAACCATCTAATTGATTATCTAAATCTTCAAATAAAGCTATTATTTCAAGCTCTAAGTCTTTGAAATATTTTGTGTCTATTGGCAAATATTTGTATTTTTTGTTTTCAGAAATGCTTTTGATATTGAATTCACTATCTACTATTCCAATTTCCTTCCATTCATTGATTTGATCAGCAATACCCTTATGCTCCAGAATTTTGTCAACCAATGATTTGTCCCCTATTCTGTCCAGTGTTATCACATAATTGCTTTTTCTCACGAATTTTGGTTTGTTCCAAATTTTCACCAATTCGTCTTCAAATTGGGAGACAAAATCAATAATCTTAAAGGCAATGTTTTTCAAAATTTGCAACTGATTAACTCTGTCACCGTACCATTCTTTTGCTCCATCCCAGAAATATTGATAGCTCCAAAGTTTAAATTGTTCCTGTAAAAATGCTTTTACATTTTTGTTGATAAAAAAATCCACTTCACTTTGCTTTTCAAAAACACGGAATGCTTTTTCCAATAATTCTTCGTTAATCGTAATATTCTTCTTTTTTAAGCTTTTTAACATCTCATCTGTTTTTGTTTTTGAGCCTCTTTCAGAGTATTTGACAATAAGCACCATAGTTTCATCTTCACGCACTTGTTTTATTTGATAAATAAGTGATCGCTTTTCGTTGGCTCTTTTATTTTCAATTTGGCTAGCGTCAAAATAGAATTTCAAACCATCAAATTCAATAGGCATACTTTTAAATATGCGGTCGGTTTTGACATAATAAAGCATTTGTGTTTTCCAAAAAAGGATCACATCTTTCTTATCGGTGTAGACCTTTTCATAAGTATTGCTATGAAACGGTGTTGAATTGAAGTAAATTGAACCACTTTCGGTAAAATATCGGCTAAAAAAAGAGTACAACTTGTCAAAAAGTTCTTCCCTGAAGCTCGGATATTTTTCCACAGCTTTATCTATATCTTCTTTAAGAAGTTTTTCTATTTGTGAATAATAACCAGCTTTAATCTGCATCATGTTGATAAATCCGCCCTCACCCTCGATCTTGGCACCAATAAAAACATCTTGAACTGCCTTATAAAATTTCTCTTCTTTAGTCATATTAACCACCGTTTATAAATTAAATAGTTTTTTGTATTATAAAGCTTTTTCTTTTTATTTCCATATTAAAAGCCCTTTTCAATAAAAAATGCTTAATCGTAGTCGATCTAATTTAGATTCTACAAGTTGACTATTATCGCTTGTATATATTTGATTGCAGATAAAAACACGTACTGTTTAATTCAACTTCTCTCCTCTGTCTACTTCCACAGACCCCTGGAATTTTCGCGGGCGGATCTGTAGGCGGCAATGAATAGGTCCTGATATTTAACGTTCGGGGGGATGGTCATGACATTCGCATAACCGGCTTTTACAATTTCTTCATTTAACATCCTGCCGTCTGAAAGGTAAAAATAACAGAGGAGGCGACCGTATTTATCCCGCTTCTGTACATCAAATTCTATGGTGCCGGTATCACCGGGGTGTACGAGAGAGCGGGTAAAATTAGCGGCTTCTTTGCCTGTGGCAATGATTGTTTTTATGTCCTGTCCGGTGCGTTCGGCATCTCTGCGGGTTTTCTTGTTGTTCCTGCTTTCGGGTGTATCAATGCCTATGAGTCGTATTGACTCTTTGTCTCCACGGTAGGTTACGACAATGGTATCGCCGTCGACAATTCGTGTAACGGTGACAGATTCAAGGTTTTCAGGGGGTTTTCTGATTTTCCCGTGTACGGGTTCTGTATCCTGCGGGGATGAAAAGCAAGAAGCGACAAAGAACATGGCAATGAAGACAATACAAATTGAACGGAGGCTGGCAGGGATTGTATTTTTGATTTTCATAGATGAATTAATTATTTTCTCCGTCTAACCTTATAGCTTCCGTTATATCCTGTCTCGACATTTCCCGTTTAGCAACAAGTTCATCATCTGCATTATAAAATAATACATATGTCTTGCCATCCTCTTCAATAAATTCCATGGAATAGTATGGGCTGTCATCAACTTTCATTGTTAGAAATCTCAATTTTTTTCAATTTCAAAAACAAGATATAAAATTTAGTAGGGTTTTCCCGGGGGTCCAGATTTAGGATAATCCCAGCCAAAACCCCACCGGAATGATGTAGGCAGCCACCATACCCCTCCCACCCTGACGCCATAGTACATCAGAGCACCAGTCTTCGGATAGCCTTTATCTGCAACGCATTTTCTCAACGCTCTATCGGCATCCTTCCTTTCCTCACTTGTACCACCCATCCAGTACGCCAGATCATGCATCACACAACACTCAACCCAATCGCTGTCCGGGAAGCAGGAACAACCATCAGATTTGAAATCATGAGGAGGTTTCGGGTCCTGTATCTTGCCTTTGGCATAGATTTCAACGGAAAGCCTGTTTATTTCATTAGGTTTGGTTGTACAGCCGATAAGCAAAACCAACATACAAATAATAAAAAGAAAGAATTTATTTATATTATAAATATTATTCATATTTCTCTTAGCTCCGAATCATTCACTTTAGTAGTTTCGCAATTCACAAAAAAGAATGGCCCCATAAATCTTACGTTCAAATTAGATCGTACACTTAATTTTCATGCTATTTTAATGAGCTGTCAAGATGTTTCGTTCTATTTGTGGACATTTTTTCTATTAGGACAACCATGGGTGCTTAGTATGTGTTTTGCTTCTTTCCAAGGCCGAAGTGATTTTTGATGGATAACGCGAAGATGAGGGGATGCCGCCCGGAGGTGTACCCCTGCGGTACATTGAGGACCGAACAGCCCCGAAATCGACAAAGTTAGGCGCAAAAAGCACCCGGCGTCACAACGTTAAGCTGCAACTAAATCCAGCAAATAACAGCCTTCACCACCAACAACAGCATACCATTAACTTCAGTGGATGATGTGAGAAGGAACCAAGATCTGATGAATATTGTGGTGAATGCATGGCACAGTTAACGGACCGTGGGATGTTCCACGGTTTTTATCGTGCCCTGTGGTTGCTTAATTTATTGACAGCAATTACTCTGTCGCCTTTTCACATATTCGCCGCACAAACACTGGACCTTGAGGGGGTGACAGAGCGCGCGCTTAAAAATGCACATGAAGTAAAACTCTCAGGCATTGACATTGATATCAGTCAGGCTATGAAAAAAAGGGCGTACTCCCTCTACTACCCCACTTTGAGCGCACGCTGGAACTCCGAATATGCAAAAGACCTTTCAGGCGGCACACCTCAGGTTACTGTAGTGGGCGACACCATTATCGGCGATAATACAAAGTACCAGAGCTCGCTGTCCCTTGCCGCTTCCTATACTCTGTTCGATTTCGGCTCCACAGGCAGGAAGGTGCTCATTGCGAAAAAAGATGTGGATGCAAAGAGGACGGTCTTCATTCAGCAGGTGAGAGACATAAAGATCAGGGTATTGAACCTCTACACGGATTTGCTTATCGTCTCCAAAGAACTTGAGGCAAAAATGGAACTCCTGTCCCTTTACAAAGAACTTTCTCTGACAAAAGAGAGGCTTTACTCAGCCGGCACAATCTCGAAGATTGAGGTTGTTGATGAGGCATTGAAGGCAGTGAAAACCCTTGACGCCATCGACAATCTGAAACTCAGGTTAAAGGCGCTTCTGCAGGATTTATCCTTTTATACGGGAGACAGCTACGATGCGGACAGCCTCAGGATTCAGGAATTTCAAGGGCATAACGAGGATTATGCAAACGATTTTAATGCGGAAAAATCCCCTGAGTTTAAAATTTACGGCCTCGAAATAGAGAAGAAAAAGGCTGAACTCGATATCCTGAAAAGAGAACAGCTTCCCCAGTTCGGGCTTTATTCCCGATACGTCTGGTATGGACAGGACCGCGACAACTATGACACCTCTGTAAAAGACTTAAGAGAGAGGAACTATTACGTAGGCATATCGGCAACCATGCCGATCTTCGAAGGCTTTAAGAGAAGTGCAGACATGGAAAAAACAGCACTGGAAATCGACAGACTTAAGATTGAGAAACAAAAGAAGCTTGCCGAACTGGCGAACAGGCATGCAAAACTGGATGAAACAAGAAGAATGTATATGAAAGGTATAGAAACCCAGAAAGATATGCTGTCGAAGGTAGAGGAGAAACTGTTTATGACCGGGCGGCTTACAGAGCAGAAGGTTATTGATTGGATCGATCTTCTCAACCAGAGGATTGAGCTGGTAAACCAGAGATTTGAGCTGGTAAAAGCAATCAGTACAAAGGTTTCTACGATCAAGGAACTGCAAATACTTTCGGAAGAGATAAACTGATGCAGACCGCCCTCATTTGCCTTGAGCTTATTGCCCGGATAAATCAGATAAGTGTGGACTTACGGACAATAACAAGAGAATACGGTATTACTGACAAGGAGCTGACAAAAGAGCAACTGCTTCTCATTGCAAAAAACCTGGGTTTCAGGGCGCGCATAAAGAGGATGCCCGTTGATGAACTGCTGCAGAAATATCCGTCCCCTGCCATGGTAATATTAAAGGATAACACCTTCGGCGTTCTACTGAAGGCAAATGCGGAAAGCAACAAGACTCTTGTATTTCTCCCTGAAGAGATGGCGGCAAAACCCTTTGGGCCAGAGGATTTGCAAAGCATATCGAGCGGAGAATATATTGTTTTTAAACATAAAATGATTTCTTCACAGGCAGCCTTCGGTTTCCGCTGGTTCTACAATGAGATACTCCATTATAAAAACGTCATCGGCGAGGTTCTTACCGGCTCTTTTGTAATCCAGCTTTTCGGCCTTGTAACGCCGCTTTTTACCCAGGTAATCCTCGATAAGGTTATTGTCCACCGGAGCATGACCACTCTTGATGTTCTTGCCGTTGCTTTTATTGCCGTGACGATTTTCGAATTTCTACTGAATGCTTCGAGGAACTATATTTTTATCCACACTGCCAATAAGATA from Pseudomonadota bacterium encodes:
- a CDS encoding DEAD/DEAH box helicase family protein; this encodes MKTYLQSIVDDFPLDNLPIEWQNLDFGRFSSYKTLFDFQKQGVQNAIKALWFFYKENNGEKKLFFNQYQSNGFSGNFDYDLTRERKSTRHLLEFDKDYPVVAGKIAFKHFINRMSFWMATGSGKTLIIIKLIYLLGQLIHRKEIPKNDILFLAHRDDLLEQFQNHVEEFNSFNFETKINLKSLKDYESYKRENVLPFVKNEITVFFYRSDLISDEHKEKIVNFKNYDDSGKWYILLDEAHKGDKEDSKRQVLYSILSRNGFLFNFSATFTDPRDYATCVFNFNLSKFIEEGYGKHIYVSSSEVTAFREKNDFSKIEKQKIILKTLLLLTYINKHFEMVRQINKDLYHRPLLLTLVNSVDAEQADLKLFFSELEKIGKNEIRNNLFQKAKTELIVEIENNPQYEFENTNVVFDKELFDKIEYKDILNQIFNAESSGNIEVLKIPGNKNEIVFKLQTSEKPFGLIKIGDISGWLKERLEGYEINESFDNESIFKKISHDDSEITILMGSRSFYEGWDSNRPNIILFVNIGVGSDAIKFILQSVGRGVRIEPQKNKRKRILNLFNAKEIKVELFNKIKQHVLPLESLFIFGTNSENLREIIKALKEEKQEKDLGQEFIVNKEAKKRLLLVPVYKESEKIFAEEKEPQKYAINKEDFYLARAMFNYLGEKVALVKYECDVKVLKKTSEGFSAFEKYFDFAEQRSISEPDLLVDSILDHFSVRDKELDKFKKLDKEIIHFKRIKLSNGEKYNEILDNIKRVRNYEQKENEENKIDAEFEKTGNREKYKQALICLERNFVSEVKLNKLKIKYIQNHYYIPLIVSDDEKFHYLNHIIDVDSEVKFIEQLEDYIQKEDNIFKQFDWWMFSKLDQTLDEVYIPYYNPKENVIAKFKPDFIFWMQKGNDYMILFADPKGTEHTDGYRKIDGYSKVFETKEGKESKCYLFNGFNIKTKLLLKPKKGIAGVLDNYKKYWFDNFIDIDSKINI
- a CDS encoding site-specific DNA-methyltransferase, with product MTKEEKFYKAVQDVFIGAKIEGEGGFINMMQIKAGYYSQIEKLLKEDIDKAVEKYPSFREELFDKLYSFFSRYFTESGSIYFNSTPFHSNTYEKVYTDKKDVILFWKTQMLYYVKTDRIFKSMPIEFDGLKFYFDASQIENKRANEKRSLIYQIKQVREDETMVLIVKYSERGSKTKTDEMLKSLKKKNITINEELLEKAFRVFEKQSEVDFFINKNVKAFLQEQFKLWSYQYFWDGAKEWYGDRVNQLQILKNIAFKIIDFVSQFEDELVKIWNKPKFVRKSNYVITLDRIGDKSLVDKILEHKGIADQINEWKEIGIVDSEFNIKSISENKKYKYLPIDTKYFKDLELEIIALFEDLDNQLDGWLIKSENYQALHTILPKFKERVQTIYIDPPFNTGDDFDYIDNFQDSTWLTLMENRLVLAHNILHQNGSIYLHLDENANYIGRTLMDYVFGDDNFKREIIWDIQVLSGYKVKGADKNWILGHQSIYFYTKTEKYYFEKLIQPQSLKYLESFNKIDEKGLKYQVAHGRRIYKNVVEAKGKPYGDVWSLLKDVVNVERPFMEVWNELTSVVDLNKSFSSVWSDIMSFQQQPTSSERLDFDTQKPEKLLERIIKASTHTESRDIVLDYYGGSGTSANVSQILGKKWICIEMGKQFDEKILPRLKKTLSGFETSVSRDNKYIGSGIFKYYSLEQYEEALANCKYRDGDLFSKASENAYQDYVFMKDEKMLSALDIDYEKNNVNIDLSKLYTDIDIAETLSNLTGKWIKAIKNDKVEFTDGSNININILDYKLIKSLIWW
- a CDS encoding thermonuclease family protein, with the protein product MKIKNTIPASLRSICIVFIAMFFVASCFSSPQDTEPVHGKIRKPPENLESVTVTRIVDGDTIVVTYRGDKESIRLIGIDTPESRNNKKTRRDAERTGQDIKTIIATGKEAANFTRSLVHPGDTGTIEFDVQKRDKYGRLLCYFYLSDGRMLNEEIVKAGYANVMTIPPNVKYQDLFIAAYRSARENSRGLWK
- a CDS encoding TolC family protein, which gives rise to MAQLTDRGMFHGFYRALWLLNLLTAITLSPFHIFAAQTLDLEGVTERALKNAHEVKLSGIDIDISQAMKKRAYSLYYPTLSARWNSEYAKDLSGGTPQVTVVGDTIIGDNTKYQSSLSLAASYTLFDFGSTGRKVLIAKKDVDAKRTVFIQQVRDIKIRVLNLYTDLLIVSKELEAKMELLSLYKELSLTKERLYSAGTISKIEVVDEALKAVKTLDAIDNLKLRLKALLQDLSFYTGDSYDADSLRIQEFQGHNEDYANDFNAEKSPEFKIYGLEIEKKKAELDILKREQLPQFGLYSRYVWYGQDRDNYDTSVKDLRERNYYVGISATMPIFEGFKRSADMEKTALEIDRLKIEKQKKLAELANRHAKLDETRRMYMKGIETQKDMLSKVEEKLFMTGRLTEQKVIDWIDLLNQRIELVNQRFELVKAISTKVSTIKELQILSEEIN